The following is a genomic window from Spirosoma foliorum.
ATACCCTATCGGTTGAAGAGCGTAAGTTATTGCGTTTAAAATACGAAGACAACATGAGTATTGAAGAGATTGCTCAGTTGTATGGACTCAAGCTCAGTGCGGTTAAAATGAGACTAAAACGAAGTCGGGAAAAAGTGCACCGATTGTGCGCACGACAGTATCATGGATAGGCCACTATTTTTTTTATTTATTTTTATAGTTAACTAGTGACCACTTGATACCGTTACCGTCTAAAGGAATATTAGTAATTAACACAACTAACAAGGCCAGACATATCGCATATGTCTGGCCTTGTTAGTTGTGACTTATACAGTAATCAGGCCATTTTTACCAGAAAACCCTGCTATGTAATTGCTAACGGCTCTAAAAATCAAAAGCCGCTTTCGTAAAAGCGGCTTAGAACTCATCTATAGGCAACAGGACTCTCGGGCCCCGGAAGAAATTCAGGAGGGTACACTTAGCTTAGAATAAGTTTTTAATATCGATTCGACGGTGCAAATGCTCTTCGTCTTTAAAGGGCAACATCACCATAACCCGGCCTTGTTCGTGAACAGCTTCGATATGATCGGCGTCGATGAACGACGGAATATCCAGAACCCGGAGGAACATAGGCACGGCCAATCGTTGACTGGTGCCTTCTTCCTGACGTTCAGACGTACTCACTAGTAACGTATAGAGAACGAGCTTGCTACCCTCGACCAACACATTAAATGAATTAGCCTTTACACCTGGAGCCGATAAGGTAATGATTAAGCGTTCATCTTCTCGCTCAACATTCATGGTGGTCTGACTCGCCCCACCATATAGGGTGTTCAGCAAGTCGATCTGACCGCCAGTTCCCTTAAACACGTTTTCTATCGTTTTCATAGTGGATGTTGTTTTACTGCTTAATTCAATTCATTTATTTCTTAGACAAACGTCGTGCCTAATGGATTAATCCTATTTTATAAGTCAGGATGTCAGTTCAAAAAGCCTTATTTTCGACAGTATATGCCGTTTTGACACAAGAGAAGGGCATTCTGACAGTTTTACGAGTTTATGTACGTACTGAGAATAGTGTTGCGATTTATGGTCTCTGTGGGGTTCTCTTTCTACACTTTGCCACAGTCGCCTTGTGTACCTAAAAACCTGACGTTCCTGCCGTATCTTTGCTAGATCATGCATATCAAAGTTGGAACTCGAAGCAGCCGACTAGCAATCTGGCAGGCCGCTTACATACAAACGTTACTTCAAAAAGCGGGCTTGACCTCTGAGTTGGTGCTTATTGAAACCAAAGGTGATTTAGTCCTCGACCGCTCACTCGCGAAGATTGGTAGCAAAGGTGTATTTACGCAGGAGTTGGAAGACCAGCTGCGCGATGGCACGATCGATATTGCGGTTCACAGTGCCAAAGACCTTCCCTCAAGTTTACCTGACGATCTGGACATTATCGCCTTTACGGAACGAGAACTGGCCAACGATGTACTGGTTAGCCGAAATAAAGACGTATCCCTTAAAGGTGGGCAGCCTTTCCGAATTGGCACCTCATCGACACGCCGGGTAGCTATGCTGAAGCATTATTGCCCCCATTTGACAGCCGTCGACATGCGCGGCAATTTGCAAACCCGGATTCGTAAACTCGATGAAGGCCAATGCGACGCCCTTTTGCTTGCTTACGCGGGTGTTCACCGGATGGAATACGACGATCTGATTGTTGAACATTTACCCATTACCGAATTTACGCCCGCTGTTGGTCAGGGAAGCGTCGCGATTGAAGTGGCTACTTCTTTAGATAGCGAAGTAGCCGAAACCCTCACCCGAATCATTAATCACGAGCCAACTGCCGCCTGCTTACGGGCCGAACGGGCCTTTCTGGCCAGACTCGAAGGAGGATGTAGCATTCCATCGTTCGCGCTGGCGCAATGGACCAACGAACAGACCATCAGCCTAACGGGTGGTTTAGTTAGCCTGGATGGCAGTCAGCTACTTCGCGAAACTTTTACGGGCACACCTCAGGAAGCGCCACAGCTTGGTCATTCACTGGCCGAAAGCATTCTGGAACGCGGGGGCGATGAGTTATTACAGCAAATCCGCCAACAACTATGACAATAAAAATTGCCCAATCCGACGCTGATATTCGGCGCTGCATTCCTGCCATGCTGGCTTTACGGTCGCACCTAACACCCGAAGAAGCGTTTGAGCGAATCCGCTCTCAACAGGCGACCGATGGTTTTGTGCTTGCGTTCGTAGAGCCTGAGAATCCAGACGATACGGTGCCTGCCGTAACGGGTTATCGGTACCTGAATTTTCTGTACAGCGGCAAAACCCTTTACATCGACGATCTCTCGACGTTACCCGAAGGGCGTGGCAAAGGATATGCGGGTGCTTTAGTCGATTTTGTGATTGGCCAGGCGAAACAGTCGAATTGCCAATGTGTGTCGCTCGATTCGGGTCAGAACCCAGCACGTTACGATGCCCATCGACTCTACCTGAACAAACGATTCAATATTGCCAGCCACCATTTCAAGCTGGATTTATAATGATTTTTTAAACGCAAAGGACGCAGAGAAATCCTTTCTTTGTACATCGTAAATCGTTCCTCGTAAATCGTAATTCGTTTAGTATGAATCTTTTCCGAATTAGTTGGAGTAATCTAAAAGATAAGCCCCTCAGCAGTTTTCTGAGTGGATTGCTGATGACCTTTGGCATCACGATTATTTCGCTGCTGTTGTTGCTGAATAAGCAATTAGACGATCAGTTTCGGAAAAATATAAAAGGCATCGATATGGTGCTGGGTGCCAAAGGAAGCCCCTTACAACTGATTCTATCGAGCATCTATCAGATTGATTCACCAGTGGGTAATATTCCGCTCGACGAGGCCGAACGATTGACGCGCAACCCAATGATCAAAACGGCTATTCCGTTATCAATGGGCGACAACTACCGCTCGTTTCGGATTGTAGGAACGAACAAAAAATACCTCGATCACTTCGAAGCTACCGTTGCCCAGGGCAAGTTGTTCCAGCAGAATCTGGAAGTAGTTATTGGTCCTCGGGTAGCCGCTGTTACGGGCTTAAAACTTGGGGATACCTTCTCTGGATCACACGGTTTAGATCAGGATGGCGAGGTTCACGCCGACACCAAATATAAGGTTGTCGGCATTCTGAATGCAACCAACACCGTTACCGACCAGCTCATCCTGACGCCCCTTTCGAGCATATGGGCCATCCATGATCATGGTCATGAAGAAGGCGGGGAACATCACGAGGAAGCAGAAGCGCATGAAGATCATGAGGCAGAGCACGAAGAAGCTCCACATGAGATTACCAGTATGCTCATCAAGTTTCGGAATCCGATGGGTATGATGCTGGCGCGTGGAATCAATACCAACTCGAAGCTCCAGGCAGCGTTGCCGAATATTGAGATCAACCGGCTGTTTTCGTTGCTGGGTGTAGGTATCGAAACCTTGCGGGGATTGGCTATCGTAATTATGCTCATTTCAGGCATCAGCGTATTTGTGTCACTCTATAATTCGCTGAAAGAACGACGCTACGAAATGGCGCTTATGCTTTCGATGGGTGCCACACGCGCGCAGTTATTTGGTATGCTCCTACTGGAAGGCTTAGTACTCGCCCTGATTGGGTTTGGCTTGGGAATCCTGGTCAGCCGGGTTGGCCTGTGGCTATTTTCAAACAGTGTTTCCGAAGACTATCACTACAACTTAGCCTCGTTTGGTATTCTGCCCGAAGAATGGATTTTGTTAGGCGTCGCCATTCTAATCGGCTTAGTGGCTGCTGCCCTTCCCGCTATAGGCGTCTACCGCATGAACATCTCCAGAACGCTGGCAGAAGAATAGAGAGATGTATGATGTAGTATGTATGATATATGATGTAGCTGACGCGAACGAATACACCTTACATCATATATCATACATATTACATCATACATCTAAAATCAGCCCACTACATTATAAATAACAACCGGTTCTGCTTTGTTTTTCAGCTTCACTTCGCCGATGCGTTCGCAGGTGAACGACTCGGCGATTTCCTGCTGAGCCGTTTCTGTAATCACAATTTGACCAGGCTGTGCTGCCGATTGCAGGCGCTGAGCTGTGTTCACAGCATCTCCGATTACGGTATAGTCCAATCGGCGGAGGGTTGTGGAGCCGATATTTCCCGATACCATCTCGCCCGTATTGATCCCAATCGATACTTGTGGGTGATAATCAGGGTTATTCGCCAGACTATCCTTGAGCGTAGCAATTTGCGTCCGTACAGCCAGCGCGGCTTCGATGGCGCGATCAAAGTGGTACTCACCCCGGAAAACAGCCATGACGGCATCGCCCATAAACTTATCGACGTAACCACCCTGCCCGAGAATTTCCTTAACCATCACATCGAAATACCGATTCACTAACCGAACAACCGTATCGGGTGATTCGCGCTCCGAAATGGCCGTAAATCCGCAGATGTCAATAAACAAAACCGTTGCCACTACAGTCTCACTGGCAGAAAGAGACGCTTCAAATTCGGGCTTATTCATAAACGTCAGCACCGATTCATCGACGTACATCCGAAGAATGTTGTTCTCTTTGATCGCCTGCAACGTTTGACGGAGTTGCTTAATATACTCCATCGTTTTTTCCATGGTCAATTCCAGATCTTCAAAATTGACCGGCTTGGTCACGAAATCAAAGGCTCCCCGATTCATTGCGGTGCGGATATTGTCCATGTCGCCATAAGCCGACACGATTACCGCTTTAAGCATTGGGTTGTTTTCCTGCAACTTAATCAACAGCGTCAGACCATCCATGCCCGGCATGTTGATGTCCGTCAGCACCATATCTGTATCAGGCTGATCTGCGAGCATTGCCAGCGCTTCGACGCCATCATGGGCAAAGATGAATTCGTATTTCTTTTCTCGAATCTGTCTTCGAAACTTTTGCTTAATCAGCAATTCAAGGTCCGTTTCGTCATCAACCACCAATATCTTGGCATTCATGCTAAATCGTTCAGTTTTTGTTTGAGAACCGTAAAGTCGAGTGGTTTTGTCAGAAAATCGTTGGCTCCCAATTTAACGGCCTGCTCCTGCGACTCAGGGTCGCCATAAGCTGTAATCATCATAACAACGGGTGGCGGAGGAGTCTTAAAATCCTGCCGGATGTGGCGTAATAACTCAAAGCCACTCATACCGGGCATATTGATATCGGATAGGATCAATATAACTTCCGATGAATGACCAGCCAGGTAAGTAAGAGCTTCTTCGCCAGAATTAGCGAAGTCTAACTTCAATTCTGAATTTCGAATTTCGCGACGAAACCGCTGTAGAAACAAATCTTTTACATCTAGCTCATCGTCGACCACTAAAACTTTCATCATAATACGGGAAGGGTATAAATCAAAGATAGAAATTTTGCCTTAGGCATCAACCTACCCCAGGTTACTACGCGTAACATAACAACAAATTTAACACGGTCTGGCGGTCAAAAGGCAGGCTTTTTATAGATACCGACTTTCTGGGACGACTTCCGGCGGTATGTTCTAGAAAATGTTGTCATAGATTTGTAAACTTACTGCTAAACAACCGCTATTCATGTCTCCAACGCCACAAGAGGCCCCTATCGACTCAGAAGTAAGTCCTTCTGCTGGCATACCTGAACTTGATCGTTTACCAATTCATAAGCCAAAAAAAGACAAGGGTAAGAAGGCGAGTAAGGGCGTAGAAACCTTATTTCGGACTACGATGTCGAACCATATGAAGCTTAGCGAAATGGCCGACCGAAAAGCTAACCTGATGATTTCGATCAACGCCATCATCATTTCTATCACCATTTCTACCTACGCTCGAAAATTCGACGCGCCCGCCAATCTGCTTATTCCGAGCTTATTGTTATTAGCAGTCTGTCTGGTTACGATCATCGTTTCGCTCCTGGCGACGAACCCTACCATTTCGCCACTAAAAAAACGAGGCAATGTGGAGACCGATCGCCCGATTGATCTTCTGTTCTTCGGTTACTATTCCCAGCTTTCCCGCAGCGAGTATCGCCAGAAACTGCGTACGTTACTTGGCAACGACGATGATCTCTACAACAGCCTGATTGATAACATCTACGCCCAGGGTCAGGTACTTTCCAGAAAATACCGATTGCTCAAATTTGCCTATCAGTTTTTTATGATTGGCTTCTCGATTGTTGTCATCTCGGCTGTAATCGCCTTGATCACTACTTATTATAGCTAACCCCTTTTGAGCTTTTAACCGCAATGCCCGACTTGGCATTCTGCTTAAATTTGGTCTGGGCCAGTATTGGTTTATTGATCAGCGCATAGAAATCGTCCAGATACTTAAGCGTCCGCTTTACGTAGGCCTTATCCAGTCGGCTATCGTTTTGATACAACGCATACATCTGCGGCTTTACCTGATTGAACTTATCGAAGACCTGTAGAAAAACGTCCATCGAATAAATTGGTCCCCGATAAACTCGCTCTCTTACCGAAATAATATCGAGCTGTTCGGCAGGCTTGGCATAGGATGCTTCCACAATTCCGGCGTGGTCAAAATCGTACGGCACGGGTAGCGAGCTTGATATTCCATTCGCAAACAACCGGATGTTGTGTAAATAAGGCACCGACCAGTCGGTGTTGCCTATCATGTATTCAAACACCGCTACCGTGGCCATGCTGAGCGTATCGGCATAACCCATGTTTGTTTGCTTCAGGGTATTGGCGGTAACTCCGTTTCGCTTAGCCAGATCACCCTCGTCTTCGAGAAGGCAGCCCCAATGTGTTTCGGGAGCGCGTTTACCCAACGAATCGACATACGTAACCCGAACCAGTTGGGTACGGAAACTCAAATCGGTCAGCAAATTATAAAGCTTATAAACCAGATGCTCCCGCACTATCCATTCTTCGAGCTGACAATGCGTGACCAGTTTCAGCTTATTCTGATTCGCAAACAGCGTATTTTTTACCTTCTTCTTCGGAAAGTTTACCAATAAGGGCGGGAAGGAACAATTTACCTTACTACGTCGGAAGTTACCTCGCACTTTCAGCGTAAGCGGAATACTATCCGTCTTACTACCATCCTTATAACTTAAGACAGCCGGATGAGCGGCTGTTTTTTCCCCTCTATCCTTCATCAGTGTCCGCAGGTTGGTCGTCAAGGTGAATTCCAACCCATCCTCACGATCAAATAAGAGCGTCGACGTTGGTGAGCCAGCGGTTTTCGTACTATCCTGCGCAGTAGCAATTATTCCTGTTAGAAGCCCTACTACCCAAAAGAGCAAACTAAAGCGATAGAGTCGTTTCATAGTTTTTAGGCCAGTAGCCGATATTTTTTCATTCTCGCCGGGTTAAAACCCGGCGCATCTGATCAATTCTGTGTTTTTGCGCCGGGTTTTAACCCGGCGAGAATGAAAAACCACGCTTATTTTACAGCAGCAGGTGGTGTTAGATACTTAGCCAGAAATTTATAAATCTCCTCTCTTGACTCACGTGCCAGCTTGGTATCCAGTCGATTAAAACTATGCCCACCCGGAGCATCCTGATAAATTTTATACTCGAACTTTTTCTCGTGCGCTTTTAAGGCATTGATCAACGATTCAACTTCCAGCACATTTACATCTTCGTCGTTCGTATTGGTATGAATCAGCAACGGCGTTTTTAATTTCTGTGCATTCCAAACCGGCGACCGACGGCGGTATTCAGCGACATTATCTGATGGGTCTTTGCCAATGTGGGTAGCCGCCGAGAATATG
Proteins encoded in this region:
- a CDS encoding Hsp20/alpha crystallin family protein; the protein is MKTIENVFKGTGGQIDLLNTLYGGASQTTMNVEREDERLIITLSAPGVKANSFNVLVEGSKLVLYTLLVSTSERQEEGTSQRLAVPMFLRVLDIPSFIDADHIEAVHEQGRVMVMLPFKDEEHLHRRIDIKNLF
- the hemC gene encoding hydroxymethylbilane synthase, with translation MHIKVGTRSSRLAIWQAAYIQTLLQKAGLTSELVLIETKGDLVLDRSLAKIGSKGVFTQELEDQLRDGTIDIAVHSAKDLPSSLPDDLDIIAFTERELANDVLVSRNKDVSLKGGQPFRIGTSSTRRVAMLKHYCPHLTAVDMRGNLQTRIRKLDEGQCDALLLAYAGVHRMEYDDLIVEHLPITEFTPAVGQGSVAIEVATSLDSEVAETLTRIINHEPTAACLRAERAFLARLEGGCSIPSFALAQWTNEQTISLTGGLVSLDGSQLLRETFTGTPQEAPQLGHSLAESILERGGDELLQQIRQQL
- a CDS encoding GNAT family N-acetyltransferase, translating into MTIKIAQSDADIRRCIPAMLALRSHLTPEEAFERIRSQQATDGFVLAFVEPENPDDTVPAVTGYRYLNFLYSGKTLYIDDLSTLPEGRGKGYAGALVDFVIGQAKQSNCQCVSLDSGQNPARYDAHRLYLNKRFNIASHHFKLDL
- a CDS encoding ABC transporter permease, which encodes MNLFRISWSNLKDKPLSSFLSGLLMTFGITIISLLLLLNKQLDDQFRKNIKGIDMVLGAKGSPLQLILSSIYQIDSPVGNIPLDEAERLTRNPMIKTAIPLSMGDNYRSFRIVGTNKKYLDHFEATVAQGKLFQQNLEVVIGPRVAAVTGLKLGDTFSGSHGLDQDGEVHADTKYKVVGILNATNTVTDQLILTPLSSIWAIHDHGHEEGGEHHEEAEAHEDHEAEHEEAPHEITSMLIKFRNPMGMMLARGINTNSKLQAALPNIEINRLFSLLGVGIETLRGLAIVIMLISGISVFVSLYNSLKERRYEMALMLSMGATRAQLFGMLLLEGLVLALIGFGLGILVSRVGLWLFSNSVSEDYHYNLASFGILPEEWILLGVAILIGLVAAALPAIGVYRMNISRTLAEE
- a CDS encoding adenylate/guanylate cyclase domain-containing protein, with translation MNAKILVVDDETDLELLIKQKFRRQIREKKYEFIFAHDGVEALAMLADQPDTDMVLTDINMPGMDGLTLLIKLQENNPMLKAVIVSAYGDMDNIRTAMNRGAFDFVTKPVNFEDLELTMEKTMEYIKQLRQTLQAIKENNILRMYVDESVLTFMNKPEFEASLSASETVVATVLFIDICGFTAISERESPDTVVRLVNRYFDVMVKEILGQGGYVDKFMGDAVMAVFRGEYHFDRAIEAALAVRTQIATLKDSLANNPDYHPQVSIGINTGEMVSGNIGSTTLRRLDYTVIGDAVNTAQRLQSAAQPGQIVITETAQQEIAESFTCERIGEVKLKNKAEPVVIYNVVG
- a CDS encoding response regulator, which encodes MMKVLVVDDELDVKDLFLQRFRREIRNSELKLDFANSGEEALTYLAGHSSEVILILSDINMPGMSGFELLRHIRQDFKTPPPPVVMMITAYGDPESQEQAVKLGANDFLTKPLDFTVLKQKLNDLA
- a CDS encoding Pycsar system effector family protein encodes the protein MSPTPQEAPIDSEVSPSAGIPELDRLPIHKPKKDKGKKASKGVETLFRTTMSNHMKLSEMADRKANLMISINAIIISITISTYARKFDAPANLLIPSLLLLAVCLVTIIVSLLATNPTISPLKKRGNVETDRPIDLLFFGYYSQLSRSEYRQKLRTLLGNDDDLYNSLIDNIYAQGQVLSRKYRLLKFAYQFFMIGFSIVVISAVIALITTYYS